A window of Neisseria canis contains these coding sequences:
- a CDS encoding SRPBCC domain-containing protein, translating into MKKNICTEAVINAPIETVWSILTDFAAFPQWNSFITGISGSLAEGSCLNVCIQPAGGRAMRFKPRLLVCQAPQELRWLGSLPLRGLFDGEHFFRLEALSEHTTRLVHGEDFSGILVRLMAGSLDKHTLPAFEKMNRELKQRAESFFQTA; encoded by the coding sequence ATGAAAAAAAACATCTGCACCGAAGCCGTTATCAATGCACCCATAGAAACGGTGTGGTCTATCCTGACCGACTTCGCTGCTTTTCCCCAATGGAACAGTTTTATTACCGGAATTTCAGGCAGCCTTGCAGAGGGAAGCTGCTTGAACGTGTGCATACAGCCTGCAGGCGGTCGTGCTATGCGTTTCAAACCCCGTCTACTGGTGTGTCAAGCCCCGCAAGAATTGCGTTGGCTGGGCAGCCTGCCCTTACGCGGATTATTCGACGGTGAGCATTTTTTCCGACTGGAGGCTCTGTCTGAACATACAACACGATTGGTTCACGGCGAGGATTTCAGTGGTATTTTGGTTCGTTTGATGGCAGGCTCATTGGATAAACACACGCTGCCTGCATTTGAAAAAATGAACCGCGAACTCAAACAACGTGCGGAGAGTTTTTTTCAGACGGCCTGA